TAGATATTTAGTTTTACTCTTATaattcaatcaatcaaaaaATACATATCAAATTATTCTTCATCTTTGCATACTCTTTTTGtactttttgaattttgttacaAAAGATGGGTCTGAGAATAAGACCATAGGCTGACTACACCAAACATCTCATGTTTTGATGAAAacgaaaagagagaaaaaaaaaaaagaaagaaagaaaagcatcATTATGTGTTCCTTCCTGTCATGTCATGGCAATTTGTGAAATGTGTTGTGAATAATAATTGAATGCTATATTTGGTGTGACTGTGTGAGTGTGAGAGAAGagaattctttcttttttgttggGAGAGGGCGTTATAGTTCCAAAATATTCCTCAACAAAACAATCTTAGCCGTACACATTATTCCTTAGTTTAATTTCACTCTCAACaaagctttttctttttgtgttgCTATTTCTGAAACATCTTCACAACTGAGGTAGTAGGAGGAGgaagaaaattagaaaaaggaaaagagaacttaaaatacaaaaatggTTTCTGAGAATTCATCACTCTCTTCTAAACGCTCTCCAGCCACTACTCCTAAGTTCTGCAACTCATTCACTACAAGGTACTTCTAAACAAAAATGGTTTCTAGACTATGCATACTATTTATATTAACCTTGAAGTGAGAACTAAATATCGAACATGAGTTTAAGAAGGATCTACATTCTCATGAAAATAATTCTAGTAAAATTGCATGCTTGATGATTTCAAAGAACTGTGCTTGATAGTTTGTTAGGATAGAAGGAATCAAAAGATGTACAAGATTTTTGAGATCATGTTCCCTTAATAGGATTTTGTGACAGATTGAAAGTAATTGTCATATTGTTCTTTTTAATTGCAGAATTTTCGCCGACGTTGCCGGTGACATTACAATTGTAGTTGATGGAGAATCATTTTTGCTGCATAAGGTaaaatcagattttttttttcctcttaaGAAAATTCATAAGCATGTTCTCGTTAAAGTCgcaattgaaaataaaattaacctGTTACTTTGTCTTGATTCATGAAGTTTCCCTTGGTGACTCTAAGTGGCAAGATCCGAAAAATGGTTGCTGATGCCAAGGTTTCAACCGTTTCGAGCTTGGAACTCCTCAATTTCCCAGGGGGACACCAAACATTTGAACTAGCCATGAAGTTTTGCTATGGCATGAATTTTGAGATCACTACATTCAATGTTACGAGGCTACGTTGCGCTGCTGAGTACCTTGAAATGACAGAGGAATACAAGGACCAAAACCTCATCTCAAGAACAGAATCTTATCTGAAAGACATTGTTTTTCAAGATCTTCAGAAATCAGTGGAAGTTTTATCCACCTGTGAGATGTTACCACCACTAGTGGAGCAGATTGAAATTCCAAGAAGGTGTGTGGAATCCATagcaatgaatgcatgcaaggaGCAGCTAGCTTCCGGTTTATCTCGGCTAGAGTGCGACGGCGAGTCCAGAGAGCTAAAGGAGGATTATGTCATTGCATGGTGGGTCGAGGATCTATCGGTCTTGCGCATCGATTTCTTCCAGCGAGTTATATGCGTCATGGGGAGAATGGGAGTTAGATCAGAGAGCATCATGGCTTCACTGATGCATTATGCTCAATCATCACTCAAGAGTATTGGTAAAAGCCAGTTCTTGAATCCTTCCAGGGCGAATTCGAGTCCAACAACAATGGAATTGGACCAGAGGACTATTGTGGAAACTCTTGTGAGTCTCATGCCAGCAGATAAAAACTCTTCAATTCCACTGACATTTATGTTTGGAATGTTGAAGATGGCTATCATTTTGGGTGCAGCAATTCCATGTAGGCTTGAACTTGAAAGGAGGATCTCATTCAGGTTGGAAACCGTTTCGCTCGACGACCTTCTCATACCGTCTCTGCAGAGTGGAGACTCCTTGTTTGATGTTGATACAGTTCACAGGTTGCTGGAGAATTTCTTGCAGCGGATTGAGGAGGAAGAAGCTGATGATTATGGATATGATTCCGATGGTTTCGGCTCAACTAGTAGCCATGGTTCTCTGCTAAAAGCAGGGCAGCTTATTGATGCTTATCTTGCAGAAATTGCAACCGATCCTTACTTAAGCATGCAGAAATTTTTTGGTTTGATTGAGATACTACCTGAGTATGCGCGTGTAATTGATGATGGCCTTTATAGAGCTGTGGATTTTTTATCTCAAGGTACATTTGTTTTGGACTCATAAATGGTCTTCTTTCATATCTTCTCTCTTTAGATATTTGCACTCAAATATTATTCAAATTATGCCTATTTTACattacaattttcttttatttataatcTTAAAGAACATACCACTAGTATATTAATAGGAATTAACCGTGTCAATTAGTTCACTCTTTTGTCTATTAAATATGTATCTAAATAATGAATTTGTAATTACAAGATGAAAATACCTTACATTATATCTAAGTCTTAGGTTCAAATcctaaaaattataaaatctacttttatgtatatatataaagaagGGAATTTTAAACCGAAACTTTTATATATTCCCATTATATATATCAGATATAGTATATGTATCCCTACCCTATTATACCTTTGCAAAATTTTATGCAACATAGTTTAAACTTCATTCTCAACCAATCACCCATGCAGCATTGgttatatttgttattttttttttcttttgcatttgGATAATATTACTTTTTCCTCCTTGTTCAGGCTCATCCAGCTCTAACAGAACAAGAATGCAAGAAGATTTGCAAGTTTATAGATTGTCAGAAACTGTCTCAAGAAGCATGCAACCATGCTGCACAGAATGATAGACTTCCACTGCAGATGGTGGTGCAAGTCCTGTACTGCGAGCAACTACGGTTGAAGAATGCAGTGTCAGGGAGTTCAGGAGATGGTCTATTGTCACAGAAAATAAGCAGTGGCATTCCAAGTGCTGCTATGtccccaagagataactacgcTTCTCTGCGGAGAGAGAACCGGGAGCTGAAGCTTGAGATTTCGAGGATGAGGGTGAGGCTAAGTGAGTTAGAGAAAGAGCAGATGTTCATGAAACAAGGCATGATTGATAAAGCAGGAAATGGAAGAACATTCTTGACCTCCCTCTCCAAAGGGATAGGGAGAATTGGGATTTTCAGCAGTCAAGGTGGCAGAAAGTGCCAAAAATCAAGTAGGAAGTCTAGGGCTTCAGAGGGAAAAACTGGTAGGAATAGGAAATATTCTGTCTCATAGGATATTCTTCTTCTGCATAGTTGAGCCTTTTACAGCATCATGTGTTCTAACCTTTCAGTTCAGGTGATCACAAAGTGTAAATAAGTTGGTCACAAATTTTTCTCTGCCTTTGATAATTAGTCTTGGCAGTTGAACTTGAATGTCCTAGcattttctcttcctcctccttcttctcaCTAATAGTGCGTTTGTGAGTTGAGATtttgaagagaaagagaggatAGAGGAACTTGATATAACTCCATTCTATCCTTCGAACCGTTCTCTTCCCTTCCTTTCTCTCAACAGACAAACACACCTGAAGAGTATGTTCAATTGTAAGTAAAAATGGGGTGGAATTTTCAAGGATGAACTCCATGTGCAATTTCACATATCAAATTCATCCATGAAAATTTTTACTTCAGTTTTACAAATATATCCTAAGTATGATTTCAGCTGCTAAACTAGTGTCCTACACAGATAAATCACCAAGAGGAAGCTTCATAATCCACCAAATTAAAAATGCAAGATGCTTAGAATGATCTGATCTTAGGATCATAGACTTACTCCTTAGAttggcacaccattggtttaaGATTTCAGACTACTAAAATTGCAACATGAATACCAAGAAACCATGTACCTTCAAATGACATTCAACCTTGTCTCTCGTCAGTTGAATTTTTGGTTTTATGATGAGTAATTTTTCCTTCATGAAAAATGCCCTGCTAACGTAATAATCACAAGTAGAAGTCATCTACCTTGCAATGATAAGGTAATCAAGTAGCTCAACTAGTTAACCATTGATCAACTGTCATTAAGCATTTCCCTTCGAGTCCAATATAAGTGTTAGCTATTCCAATTCAACCATTTCCCAACAttcagtcaaaaaaaaaaaaaaaatcccaaCATTACTTCGATAAAATTGGATTTGTTGAAAAGTAATGATGATAGTGTATTGGAAGAAAGCTGCTCCATTCCTTGGGCACACTTGCAGATAGTTTTTCAGAATCACAGAATCACAATTCACAACACTTGGTTCCAAAGAAATAATAACACGAACATTTAACTTTTTCTTGGAGGCAAAAATTGTTATATGTGGTAAGGAAGTAAAATCATACAATATCCTAAGGTGATGACTGATAACTCATGACAATTGGTATAATACATGCAAATTTGATAAATTATTACAAGACAAAAGAATAACTATTCAAGCAGACAAATTACCCCTATGATACAAGTTTTCCAGCTAGGATTCCACCAAATATGATAGCTCCAAACCACTTGTTTGAATTAAATCTGGATACGAACAAAAGGTACAAAAGTCAGTTCATTAAGTTCAACATTGAGAGGTTAGAAGTGTAGAACTAAACGTTTTACGGTAAACTAATGAACAGGTGGATGCATCATAAGTTTCTGAAACCATCAATATAACATTGAAAGAGTAACCAATagagaaattaaataatcaCTTAATTTTGGGGGATTTCTATCTGCTGAGGTCTGAGGGCATATAAATATATCATCAAGTGCTTGCAGTAAAGCCATATAAATTATTAGTCTTTGGAAAGTGAAAATGAAATTTAATGCATGGATTTATGCAACAATCCCTTTTCTGGGTGaactttaaataaaaacttCCAAAACATACTTGCTATTGCAATCAGCACGTGATGAGAGGTCAACTATCCATATTTGCCAGCCTAGTTGTCCAGACGCAGCTGCCAGAAATGCATAATATGGCCATCCTGGTCCACAAATATGAATCAGAAGGTTGAACAGGAAAACAACCATTGGAATCCAAATATagtcataaaaactcaaaacaaagagaacataAAGTGGGTCATAACCCATAAGACATACCTATTTCAGCATTATAGCCACTGAGAGCAAGACCACCAAGGCATGCAATCCCAAACCCAGTAATCCACTCCTTTGTAAAATCACCAAAGCGCAAAGCCGTTGACTTAACTCCCACTTTTAGGTCATCTTCTTTATCCTGAATGCAAGGTTATAAATATACGCAGAGACCAAGAGCTTTGATTACAATGCTTTAATCATATAATTTGTATTGGAGGGTAGCAAGTAGTCTATCATTTTATGGTTTGTTTCATAACACACTGAACTATTTGAGTCAAGATAATCACCCCATACCGGGATATATCATGCAGCAATTAAACAGCAAGACACAGGAAAAAGATCTTTGGGAAGTAATGTTGTTTTCACCTGGTGAGCATAGATTGTATCATAAACAAGTGTCCAAAAAACTCCAGAGGCATAAAGCCGCAGCACTATTGTTGGATCTAGACTTCCTCTAATTGCTGTCCATCCTAACAAAGCGCCCCAATTAAAGGTCAACCCGAGATAGGCTTGAGGCTAACAAAAAATTTACGAGTGCCATATAAAGCATAATGAGATTGTATGTCAAAGATAACAATAAAATCTGTCAGAAGAGACTAAAATTGAGGAAATTCAATACCCAAAATGTAAACCTCTTCATAAGGGGATAAGAGAAGACAAGCAACAAAGATGAGGCACCCAGAACACGGCTGCAAAAAGATCACAAACCCCCACAAACATTCAATATTTTGGCAATACTCAAATTTTCATACTTGATGTAGTCATGTAGATGTAATAATGATCACAGACTTGGCTATTCAAAGTTAACACTAACCTATAATTATTCAATTGCAGAAGAATCCCAAGACCCAAAGTTAACTGAAAACCAAGAAAACAAAGTCCCTGAAATGGCGTTAAAAGACCACTTGCCACAGGTCTTGACTTTGTACGTTCTACCTGCATCATACAATTATGTATAGTATCATTCATAATATCGAATCTAATATCAGCTATGTTGaacccaaaaaaataaaaaatgcttaatGAGTTCTGTAAAATGGCCAAGGTAGGTATGACATCAAATAAGATCGCATGTTCAATACTCATATTAAAACAAAATCAGAAATGTGATGCCATAGCAATAAAATCGAAGGGATGTTGCATGCAAGTAAATTGATAGATTTATATTTTGAATCATATTTGAAACAGGGTAGGGACAGTGAAAACGAACcagaaaaagttaaaaaaaaaccATTCAAATGCAAATTACATGAACTTATAGGCCATGTGAAATACCAAAGCACTAGACTTGGCATACTTAGCTTtcagattattttttttaacttaattcAAATATATAAGTTAAACATTCACACTATGCTAATAACATGCActtgtaaaaaattaatttacaaCATGAAATAACGATTTCAGTATCTCTCACTACGTAAAAATACAAAAGATAAAAGCTTTCTATTTACTTTTGTATCAATGTCGCGATCAAGGAGGTCATTAATAGTACACCCAGCACCCCTCAAAAGCAAAGCCCCACATCCAAACAATGCCAACATTTTAAAATCAGGCAGCTGTCCTGGAGTTGCAGCCAACGTAATTGACCTAAGGCATTGAAAATTAGAAACATAAATAAATgagttagtaaataaataaatagaagaagaatgaatttAGAAAGTGGAGTGCACAAAAGAGAGAGAAACAACTTCAAAGCATAATGCAATATAGAAAAGGCAACACCTCTCGCTGGACCACAAAAAACCTATATTTTCAATTCATATTATTTTCTGTCAACATGAATAGTTGGCTTTGTTGAAGTTGTAAGGGAAACACTTTGCAGAAAATACTAAGAAAAGGTAAAACAAAATAACATGTATTATGTGAGAAGATATACATAAAGTTCTACGATCCATGCTATAAAGATTCGTAGTTGACTGCATAACACAACCCTTGGGTACTTCCATATGTATGTATGCAGATGCAGTACGAAAGATTCAAGGGGCGCAGCTTGGACTGGTTTTAGGATAGAAATAAAgcacaacaataacaacaacaacaaagccttgtcccactaagtggggtcggctacatgaatcaaacgacgccattgtgctctgtcatgtatcatgtctacagagagaccgtttacatgtagatctcgtttgaccacctcacggatggtcttcttaggtctttctctgcctttcgctctttgtccatcttccatctcatccacctgactggatgttctatcggttttcttcccacatgtccaaaccacttgagacgcgattcaacaatcttttccacaatgggtgctactccaactctctcccttatatcttcattccttattttatctaatcgcgtatgaccactcatccatctcaacatcttcatctctgccacactcagcttatgttcgtgctcccctttagccgcccaacactccgtaccatacagcatagccggtcttatagcggtgcgatagaatttacctttaagttttaaaggcacttttttgtcgcatataaaaccagatgcactccgccattttgaccaacctgcttggttcctatgatttacatcctgttcaatctctccattatcctgtatgatgcacccaagatacttaaaacttttaacttttcgtaggatgttttctccaatcttcacctctatattggagttttcccttctcagactgaacttacattccatatattccgtcttgttacggcttatgcgcagaccatacacttctagagcttctctccataattccaacttcttatttaggtcttctcttgactctcccataaggacgatatcatcgacaaaaagcatgcaccatggcacaggctcttggatgtgctctgtgagtacttccaagactaatgtgaaaaggtatggacttaaggatgatccctggtgtaatcctataccaatagggaattcctctgtcacaccaccttgagtcttcacactagttgtggccctatcatacatgtctttaattgcccgAATATATGTGATTtttactctcctcttttctaaaacctttcataagacctcccttgataccctatcatacgctttttccaattcaataaacaccatgtgcagatcccttttattactacgatacatttccatcatccttcttaataggtatatcgcttcagtggtagatctgtctggcataaatccaaattggttctctgttacttgtgtctcttttctcaacctccgttctatcaccctttcccataacttcatagtatgactcataagcttaatccctctatagtttccgcaactttgtatatcccccttattcttgtagataggtaccaaggtgctctttctccactcatcaggcatcttctttgaccttaaaatctcattaaaaagcttggttaaccagttgatgctttttcctccaagacccttccaaacctcaatcgggatattatcaggtcctactgccctgccatttttcatctgctttagagcctcttttacctcgaagtctcgaatccttcgatagtagtcaaagttttgatcttcttcccttgtgcataatcgaccaaggctcggaagagtcttctgtccctcattaaataactcgtagaagtagctcttccacctttcattaatcttctcctcttgagccaacacctctccatccttatcctttatgcacttaacctgatccaaatctctcgttcttctttcccgactctttgcgattctatatatacatttttctccttctttcgtgcccaaagactggtagagaccctcatatgctcttgttcttgcttcacttacagccacttttgtctctttcttagccgccttatattttttccagttatctgcattgcggcataaagaccactctttaaagcattccctttttatctttgtcttttcttgtatactcgcattccaccaccaggactccttgtctcttggtcctattcctttagattcaccaaaactttcttttgctgttcttctaataacttctgccatctccctccacatctcttccgcgcttccattcccatcccactttgcctcttctcctacccgtcttaggaagcttctttgttcctcacctttcatccgccaccacctcgtccttgggttcttcgtatgatgtattttcctcaacttttgctcaacgcgaaaatccatgacgagcaccctatgttgtgttgtcaaactctctcccgggataattttacagttaatgcaaaatttccggtcgactcttctcaacaagaagaagtcgatttgagagcttgtcatgccactcttataggttataagatgttcgtctctctttttaaaacatgtatttgcgatgagaagatcaaaagttgaggaaaagtccaaaatagttttaccctcggcattgatcaccccgaaaccatggcctccgtgaatactcccatatccagtcacttctctcccaacatggccatttaaatctcctcctaagaaaatcttatctcccaaaggtatgccttgaaccaaactctctagatcctcccaaaaccttatcttgtgttgttcgtccgaacccacttgcggtgcataggcgctaatcacatggaaagcacctccctccactacaagtttgatagagataatccgatctcccaccctcttgacatccactacgtccttcttccattgcttatccacaattattccaaccccattcctattattcacctttcctgtataccaaagtttgaaaccagaagtatccaactccctagccTTTGCACCAACCCATTTCGTTTCTTGTAGGCACAACAAAGGCAAGGTTTTTCTTGTGGATATGTATGGTATGGATGGTTCTTAACTACTTATAGTACTAAGTATAAACAAATAACTTTAACTTATCTAATCTTGTGGACTTAAATAAGAAGATAAAGAATACTAATTTAGACTCAGCAACCAGGTTACCACAAATTAAGTTGTACGAATAAAATTACAAATCAATAGAATGAtcatttcttttaaaatttcttCATTCATTACTATTTCAAAGAGTGTAACATATATATTTCCAATTAACAATCAAAttcatattataaaattactGAACTGTCCTTGCTTGTCGACAACAAGGCATATACCCATAAGCCAAGTAAATAGAACACTTACCACATACAAGGCCATAGAAGCAACCATGTCCCAATGGGCTTATCTAGGCGAGCAAGCTGTGCATAGGGCTGAACCTGCTTAGGCAAGTATAAATCAATCCAAGAGATATTTGCTTTACCCACATTACCACTTTGATTCTTATTTCCCTCAGATCCCTCTTTTAAACTTGAAGGTGATGTAGAGATATGCTGAACAAACTGAAAATTTGAGAGAGATCGAACAGTTTTAAAAGATTCAAATTCAGAATCCTGATGGTGGTATTGCCCAAATGGACCGAGCGAAGGATAGAAGTTGTGGTTTATGCTTATAGATGGTTCAGTGGAGATTAAAGGATTGAAGACGGAAGGGGAAGGATATTGTATTGCGAGGCCTGAAGAAGGGAAAGAATATTTGAGAAACCTACGTGAAGCACGAGAGATCAAAGTTGATGccatatttttatcaaaatcaaacaaGTTAGAGGGAAGATAGTCTCTTTGTTGCTACTCGTTTCAAAAACTTGTAAGCATTCAGTTGGAGGATGAGCAACAAAAGTTCACggttatattaaatttttagacCCACATCTTGAACGTATATTAAGTAAACAAAGCTTATCCAACACTTCGATATCACTCTTCATGTACGGATGAGCCTTCATTCAGAAATCATTGAACTTACAAAATcctgaaaacaaaaataatagaGCTTCAAGAACATTTTTGAAATTCTTCAATAATAAAAGAATGCACAAAACTAAACTAACTACCACTATAaggattcaaaaattttaacatgacattttaataatttcttCATCAACTAAATTATAGAGTGCCACATGGAGTCATTTGCTTCAAAATAAGATAACATTCAAACATAAGGATGTAAGTTGGGTCTAAATAACCAAATGATGGGAAAACATTACGTTTCAGTTACTAAAACACTATCCAATAtgcaagttaatgttcatgtGATGTTTGATTGCATCTCTAGGACATCAATATTATAAGTGGAAAAAATCGATCTTCTCCAAAATAATATGTGGtgttaaaaaaatgaaaatgaagaaAAGGGAGGGTATGATTGTTTGTGGAAACATGTTCTGTTTCCATTCTCTCTACTCAATTCTAAATAATCGttttattttttcctttcttgaaaACATATTTCTTTTTTCTCATACAAAAGAACACATGTAGGTGACAGAGCCAGAGCATGAAATGAAAGAGAGTCCAGAGATCAAAGACCtacattttcttttatatatatataactaataaGCTCACAATAATTCAAATctatttaattactaatttcatatatacatatgaacaaataaaataaaatagaaaagcaGCATATTTTCTAGTACTCACTAAGAACTTTGATCAAACATGTGGCACGCATCACTAACAGTGTAGCTACAAATTCAAACACGGTATCCTATCTAACAACCCATtcattatattaaaaaatatgtctACCATATTCAAAACAAttagaaaaacaagaagaagaaattgtGAATGCTGGTATATTTGACCTGGGAATATGAATTGAAGGCTCTTCTTTCTTgtagaagaagagagagagaagaaaggtTATTGAAGCTCATGGGCATGGGAACAAAAGGACTTGAGTATTGTGATAGCATCTGCCACCGTCATTCCGAGGAGGAAACACCACACAACATGCTTGCAAACTCGGAAGCCATTGCCAACTGCCAAGTAGAGAAAAGGaa
This sequence is a window from Arachis stenosperma cultivar V10309 chromosome 10, arast.V10309.gnm1.PFL2, whole genome shotgun sequence. Protein-coding genes within it:
- the LOC130957523 gene encoding BTB/POZ domain-containing protein At3g08570-like, whose amino-acid sequence is MGNGALWKMGMGSNIPLRQGTGAGTGSKSGGGDGEQGSIPRPRLTPLTSLAAARLGLDERFSVVRSQILLLDQLPLATRVFALVIQHERQLQVTAGILDDPRSITATVDSRHPSQGRGHSRSGFSSGKGRGGFSSSARRGGSSKFCTHCGRSGHTIEVCYSKHGYLPGHPRHSGSPHHSATVTAATPSSISSKPNFGPLTSPTKALIALLKKTESPSLEYRDNGSSNQNGFLPNPNANQHPNWRSAIKDELDALELNKTWRLVDCPAGVKPVGCKWVYRIKRKPDGSFDRYKASLVAKEFTQIEGVDFLKTFSPVAKPATIRLVLALAHTSILSDYSLFVKFTDAQISILLVYVDDIILTGNSISELASIKSILHQHFRIKDLGPLKYFLGIEVTQSAKGICLSQRKYCLDLLEDFGLLGAKPASVPMDSSTRLYQDKSPLLSDPSVYRRLVGHLIYLTTTRPDIIIFADVAGDITIVVDGESFLLHKFPLVTLSGKIRKMVADAKVSTVSSLELLNFPGGHQTFELAMKFCYGMNFEITTFNVTRLRCAAEYLEMTEEYKDQNLISRTESYLKDIVFQDLQKSVEVLSTCEMLPPLVEQIEIPRRCVESIAMNACKEQLASGLSRLECDGESRELKEDYVIAWWVEDLSVLRIDFFQRVICVMGRMGVRSESIMASLMHYAQSSLKSIGKSQFLNPSRANSSPTTMELDQRTIVETLVSLMPADKNSSIPLTFMFGMLKMAIILGAAIPCRLELERRISFRLETVSLDDLLIPSLQSGDSLFDVDTVHRLLENFLQRIEEEEADDYGYDSDGFGSTSSHGSLLKAGQLIDAYLAEIATDPYLSMQKFFGLIEILPEYARVIDDGLYRAVDFFVQAHPALTEQECKKICKFIDCQKLSQEACNHAAQNDRLPLQMVVQVLYCEQLRLKNAVSGSSGDGLLSQKISSGIPSAAMSPRDNYASLRRENRELKLEISRMRVRLSELEKEQMFMKQGMIDKAGNGRTFLTSLSKGIGRIGIFSSQGGRKCQKSSRKSRASEGKTGRNRKYSVS
- the LOC130954836 gene encoding 4-hydroxybenzoate polyprenyltransferase, mitochondrial-like — protein: MASTLISRASRRFLKYSFPSSGLAIQYPSPSVFNPLISTEPSISINHNFYPSLGPFGQYHHQDSEFESFKTVRSLSNFQFVQHISTSPSSLKEGSEGNKNQSGNVGKANISWIDLYLPKQVQPYAQLARLDKPIGTWLLLWPCMWSITLAATPGQLPDFKMLALFGCGALLLRGAGCTINDLLDRDIDTKVERTKSRPVASGLLTPFQGLCFLGFQLTLGLGILLQLNNYSRVLGASSLLLVFSYPLMKRFTFWPQAYLGLTFNWGALLGWTAIRGSLDPTIVLRLYASGVFWTLVYDTIYAHQDKEDDLKVGVKSTALRFGDFTKEWITGFGIACLGGLALSGYNAEIGWPYYAFLAAASGQLGWQIWIVDLSSRADCNSKFNSNKWFGAIIFGGILAGKLVS